In Vanessa atalanta chromosome 3, ilVanAtal1.2, whole genome shotgun sequence, one genomic interval encodes:
- the LOC125076286 gene encoding maestro heat-like repeat-containing protein family member 1: MTSPKTDSFKDTVTVLINALGDNDNSVNNVVIKSLAKIANVYPNEVIEIFCEFYQNTVKSNLIQLGNIVKVLEQTCVNQVKKLDQKVAGELVNSMLRAMTENTTYEPVVQLGASSVLVAIGHEYLDLVLRSLINQMTPASVPHYTIAHTLGTLAAVNTHGVVPHVKEILGKMLPLLPLVKQDGVKQAFAYAFGHFAVAVSEQIGDNVENDNITSIKDNFVTEFTIVFDVLYNQWLPSHEPKVSESVLEALGPITRLISERQFNETVNKFVLSLLSLYRKPAINFYCISQCISYLLSPSPLNPKLSLNDNVINSINNVLFNLVLLEPDYDQPHTVKNHFEVLRCFDHMAGQFPDQTVETLLHHCKNNQEKERMKAVIILTHLTTSSQVFIDNFASKFTTILKVMVVMEQGVKMKKLLVKAIVGLVYRNCIMAAEDFSMVEFIIKHCGYEAPPTVSKSDVLDLHDTCKSSLILMCNTVTSVRSQLRNLLLYSLTVDEFTSSMSTVSHCLTSLLQNNSDVTTDDQFNKLTDMVCSPDLVFVRCITHVVDPDQRDLNKNLLLFLEEFSGDVHKNLKNSWSIEIQRLLKFVEKNESKEQWHGMLLDLMISAVEQVNSNKWVETISTLISQQILSKKQSPMIKGVSLQYLAILSCHMSNAAVVETVLKIILFALKSIPMESVDYVSKAVGIASREHGEFVLNELDATYKENEARRGNKLLNFLSSRSSKTEVELSAVKYAVITCYGKVACDCLDVHVLARLGENVTSILFEILKSNPPYDLCKASVTTLYEIGKALHPAAHHNVALRNRWQLLNAVLEQIYNANLDKRNVELYPIIVKASKALTKLQKGILPEERNTILRVLFNSIFGELSSFKRKYEIEGNGDKNDLLAKTLNDSLSLLHDLIRELIIQSTCLSTIDDIVSLLIEWMRHDNDEIRTAAVLIMQVVLDAYIKNVKLNYETPSKFGQMGYLLGLIVPGVADTNFPVRLTTVDCIKIIIQIQDLYEGHTIEPNDECMSNLSQLQNNILTNDLNMISDYCTKLCDTIWSKIPHLHTMQFIESLLEGYDNQEFRSVGISSVLDAFIVKKGQDLFQSIERIVEVLLMTMDEVVDDARMRLMRPLTSLTRHHSNAVTAVLLAQKLPLKSCVVSCWRFLARDESLSTVIVDNFLRLMTSIELYEDPYHITENHIAALQPLTLISALGEMLQEEAMRPICIAKFPDLFAVLYTTLACYMEAEPPAYSLPQNRAQERFGFVPNRESIKLSPAKITINTFNAFLERADCYKVKEACSLCLTVEHGDSSSTLLELAPLLGGALSRALPAQLQRVSVRVAHYARSTLPPQRCAALALLADLLNYRCNDNPVLIECVLSSLSTGWKDEHVRVRAACLRGAANVCRLREPARAQALPAALAALSQGVDAQQMPSPFENVPLAAIQGLSRLITETDKLDQEFDRELLSISQKIRPFMNTDCALLREHSIRLFGIIAGRVQSEALVEQAVASLPCFLLHLCDNNPSVVRASKFTLRQVFKTFNVKKSNDFVQTHLLDEGRLYLDEFLTALVRQLADEMPSSVVKCLQTAVNYLHCAREEIKPHPPLLLGILYAELYRIRDKHPEETRLDGAVSRGARARLLVLARDADARVRAAAALALANLCLAAAPDG; this comes from the exons ATGACTTCGCCAAAAACCGATTCTTTCAAAG ATACAGTGACCGTGCTTATTAACGCTTTAGGAGATAATGATAATTCTGTTAACAACGTTGTAATAAAATCCCTTGCAAAGATAGCCAATGTTTATCCAAATGAAGTTATCGAAATATTTTGCGAGTTTTATCAGAACACGGTTAAATCGAACCTTATACAGTTAGGAAACATTgttaa AGTCTTAGAACAGACATGTGTAAACCAAGTGAAGAAATTAGATCAGAAGGTAGCAGGAGAACTTGTCAATTCAATGCTGCGAGCAATGACAGAGAATACCACTTATGAACCAGTAGTCCAATTGGGTGCATCGTCTGTTTTAGTAGCTATTGGCCATGAGTACTTGGATTTG gTACTACGATCTCTCATTAATCAAATGACCCCAGCATCAGTTCCTCATTACACAATAGCCCACACGCTGGGCACCCTGGCAGCGGTCAACACGCATGGAGTGGTGCCGCACGTCAAGGAGATCCTTGGCAAAATGCTACCGTTACTTCCTTTGGTCAAACAGGATGGCGTAAAACAAGCTTTCGCTTATG CATTTGGTCATTTTGCCGTCGCCGTGTCTGAACAAATAGGTGATAATGTCGAAAACGACAATATAACGTCGATAAAGGATAATTTTGTCACGGAATTCACGATCGTATTTGACGTGCTGTACAACCAGTGGCTACCGTCTCACGAGCCGAAAGTATCAGAATCAGTACTCGAAGCTCTCGGGCCCATCACTAGACTCATTTCTGAGAGACAATTTAATGAAACTGTCAATAAATTTGTACTTTCCCTTCTATCTTTATATCGCAAACCGGCGATAAATTTCTACTGCATTAGTCAGTGCATATCTTATTTATTGTCTCCATCGCCCTTAAACCCAAAACTGTCCCTGAACGATAACGTGATAAATTCAATCAACAATGTTCTATTTAACTTGGTTCTTTTAGAGCCAGATTACGATCAACCACATACGGTCAAAAATCACTTCGAAGTACTGCGTTGTTTTGACCATATGGCAGGACAGTTTCCCGACCAAACAGTCGAAACCTTGCTGCACCATTGTAAAAATAACCAAGAAAAAGAAAGAATGAAAGCTGTCATAATTTTAACTCATCTGACAACATCGTCTCAAGTTTTCATCGATAATTTTGCATCGAAGTTCACAACTATTTTGAAAGTAATGGTTGTAATGGAACAAGGAgtcaaaatgaaaaaattgcTCGTCAAAGCGATAGTTGGACTTGTATACAGAAATTGTATAATGGCTGCTGAGGATTTTTCTATGGttgagtttataataaaacattgtggTTACGAAGCTCCGCCGACTGTTTCGAAATCAGACGTACTAGATTTGCATGATACCTGTAAAAGTTCACTTATACTTATGTGTAATACGGTAACGAGTGTGAGGTCGCAATTGCGTAATTTGCTACTGTACTCCCTTACCGTCGATGAATTTACTTCATCTATGTCGACGGTGAGTCATTGTCTGACCTCTTTGCTGCAAAATAATTCAGACGTCACGACCGACGACCAGTTTAATAAGCTTACTGATATGGTATGCTCTCCGGATCTTGTTTTTGTACGATGCATCACACACGTAGTTGATCCAGACCAAAGAGATTTGAATAAGAATTTGCTTCTATTTCTCGAAGAATTTTCCGGAGACGTGCATAAGAATTTGAAAAATTCTTGGAGTATAGAAATCCAGAGATTATTGAAATTTGTCGAAAAGAACGAATCGAAAGAGCAATGGCATGGAATGTTGTTAGATCTCATGATTTCTGCGGTGGAACAGGTTAATAGCAACAAGTGGGTGGAAACaatatcaactttaatatctCAGCAAATACTTTCTAAGAAACAGTCGCCGATGATTAAAGGCGTATCACTTCAATATTTAGCCATACTCTCATGTCACATGTCAAATGCCGCCGTAGTGGAGACAgtgcttaaaataatactattcgCTCTAAAATCTATTCCTATGGAAAGCGTTGATTACGTCAGCAAAGCAGTGGGCATTGCGTCGCGAGAACACGGTGAATTCGTTCTCAATGAATTGGATGCAACGTATAAAGAAAATGAAGCTAGACGAGGCAATAAATTGCTCAATTTCTTATCGTCCAGATCATCAAAAACTGAAGTTGAATTATCAGCAGTCAAATACGCAGTTATAACATGCTATGGAAAAGTCGCCTGTGATTGTCTCGACGTCCATGTGTTAGCTAGGTTAGGGGAAAATGTCAcatcaatattatttgaaattctgAAATCTAATCCGCCTTACGACCTATGCAAAGCTAGTGTTACAACTTTATACGAGATAGGTAAAGCTCTACATCCAGCTGCTCATCATAACGTTGCTTTGAGAAATCGCTGGCAATTATTGAACGCTGTGttagaacaaatatataatgcGAATCTGGATAAAAGAAACGTAGAACTATATCCAATTATTGTAAAAGCGTCGAAAGCCCTGACAAAGTTACAAAAAGGTATCTTGCCCGAAGAAAGGAATACTATCCTGAGAGTTTTATTTAACAGCATCTTTGGGGAACTCTCGTCTTTTAAAAGAAAGTACGAGATAGAAGGGAATGGCGATAAAAATGACTTATTAGCGAAAACCTTAAACGACTCATTGTCTCTTTTGCACGACTTAATTAGAGAGTTGATTATCCAATCAACCTGCTTAAGCACGATCGATGATATCGTTAGCTTATTAATTGAATGGATGCGTCACGACAACGACGAGATTCGTACAGCTGCTGTATTAATCATGCAAGTAGTGTTAGATgcatatataaaaaacgtaaaactCAATTATGAAACGCCGAGCAAATTTGGACAGATGGGCTATTTGCTGGGTCTAATTGTACCCGGCGTCGCTGACACGAACTTTCCAGTTAGGTTAACAACAGtcgattgtataaaaataataattcagataCAAGATTTGTATGAAGGTCACACGATTGAGCCCAATGACGAATGCATGTCGAACCTGTCCCAGCTACAGAATAATATATTGACTAATGACTTAAACATGATAAGTGATTATTGTACTAAATTGTGCGATACTATATGGTCCAAAATACCACATTTACATACTATGCAATTCATAGAAAGTCTCCTAGAAGGATACGATAATCAAGAATTTAGAAGCGTTGGGATAAGTTCGGTTTTGGATGCATTTATCGTAAAGAAGGGTCAGGATTTATTCCAAAGCATAGAACGGATAGTCGAAGTGTTACTCATGACGATGGATGAAGTGGTTGATGATGCTAGGATGAGACTTATGAGGCCGCTGACGTCATTGACACGTCACCATTCAAATGCCGTCACCGCTGTTCTGCTTGCACAAAAGCTCCCACTGAAATC atgcGTTGTATCTTGCTGGCGGTTCTTGGCTAGAGACGAAAGTCTATCTACTGTCATTGTAGATAACTTCCTACGTCTGATGACCTCAATTGAACTTTACGAGGATCCTTACCACATCACTGAAAATCACATTGCTGCGTTACAGCCTCTGACT ctCATTAGCGCTCTTGGTGAGATGTTACAAGAGGAAGCCATGAGACCAATATGTATCGCTAAGTTCCCTGACCTCTTCGCTGTCTTGTACACGACACTAGCGTGCTACATGGAGGCAGAGCCGCCCGCATACTCCTTACCACAGAATAGAGCACAGGAGAGGTTCGGCTTTGTGCCCAACAGGGAATCCATCAAGTTGTCTCCCGCTAAGATAACCATCAACACCTTTAACGCGTTTTTGGAACGCGCTGATTGTTATAAG GTGAAGGAAGCGTGCTCGCTGTGCCTGACGGTGGAGCACGGAGACAGCTCAAGCACGCTACTGGAGCTGGCGCCGCTGCTGGGCGGAGCACTGAGCCGGGCGCTGCCGGCGCAGCTGCAGCGCGTGTCGGTGCGCGTGGCGCACTACGCGCGCTCCACTCTGCCGCCGCAGCGGTGCGCCGCGCTCGCCTTACTGGCGGACTTACTCAACTACCG CTGCAACGACAACCCGGTGCTGATCGAGTGCGTGCTGTCGTCGCTGAGCACGGGCTGGAAGGACGAGCACGTGCGCGTGCGCGCGGCGTGCCTGCGCGGCGCCGCCAACGTGTGCCGCCTGCGCGAGCCGGCGCGCGCGCAGGCGCTGCCCGCCGCGCTCGCCGCGCTCAGCCAGGGCGTCGACGCGCAGCAGATGCC ATCTCCATTCGAAAACGTTCCCCTCGCCGCTATCCAAGGCCTTAGCCGTCTCATCACAGAAACGGACAAACTCGACCAAGAGTTCGACAGAGAACTGCTCTCGATATCGCAAAAAATACGCCCGTTCATGAACACGGACTGCGCGCTACTGAGAGAGCACTCCATACGACTGTTCGGTATCATCGCGGGTCGGGTGCAGTCGGAGGCGCTCGTGGAACAGGCCGTGGCGTCTCTGCCGTGCTTCCTGCTGCACCTGTGTGATAATAACCCTTCTGTGGTGAGG gcGAGTAAATTCACACTACGTCAAGTTTTCAAAACGTTCAACGTAAAGAAATCCAACGATTTCGTCCAAACTCACCTTTTGGACGAGGGTCGGTTGTACTTGGACGAGTTCCTGACAGCCCTTGTGCGCCAGCTCGCAGACGAGATGCCGTCCTCCGTTGTCAAGTGCCTGCAGACTGCCGTGAACTATTTGCATTGTGCTAGAGAGGAGATCAAACCCCATCCGCCATTGTTGTTGG GTATCCTGTACGCGGAGCTGTACCGCATCCGCGACAAGCACCCGGAGGAGACGCGGCTGGACGGCGCCGTGtcgcgcggcgcgcgcgcgcggcTGCTGGTGCTGGCGCGCGACGCCGACGCGCGcgtgcgcgccgccgccgcgctggCGCTCGCCAACCTGTGCCTCGCCGCCGCGCCCGACGGGTGA
- the LOC125077336 gene encoding uncharacterized protein LOC125077336, with the protein MLQETKKIESMLFNYETTYRSDFRFGEIREYPKTTYIPKSTHKKRGEPPYRNIHTLNEWRANIIPPFNLLHVPKDIVRTNPNNVPQPFEKPIDLEREHAQKTRPRLVMTPAVSMDDIEDERARKILCTDMYTSDMSRGMREASVPYKNVKAPLPGRPAPSNSVGLPMLQPPYVSPEWRMDSITWDSKQHRGYCDPTKEFWLRQYPPKYKVYKNDKKTECK; encoded by the exons ATGTTGCAAGAGACAAAGAAAATTGAATCTATGCTTTTTAATTACGAAACGACGTATAGAAGTGATTTTCGTTTTGGCGAAATTCGCGAGTATCCAAAAACGACGTATATACCTAAATCAACACATAAGAAACGGGGAGAACCGCCTTATaggaatatacatacattgaaCGAATGGAGAGCGAATATCATACCACCATTCAATTTGTTACACGTACCTAAGGATATCGTGAGAACCAACCCCAATAATGTGCCGCAACCTTTC gAAAAACCTATAGATTTAGAACGAGAGCATGCTCAAAAGACACGTCCGCGTCTTGTAATGACGCCGGCAGTGAGTATGGACGACATAGAAGACGAACGCGCTCGAAAAATCCTCTGCACCGACATGTACACCAGCGACATGAGTCGCGGTATGCGTGAAGCAAGTGTTCCGTATAAAAATGTGAAGGCACCATTACCTGGACGACCCGCTCCTTCTAATTCG GTTGGATTACCAATGTTACAACCTCCATATGTATCCCCGGAGTGGCGAATGGATTCCATCACTTGGGATAGCAAACAGCATCGTGGCTATTGCGACCCCACTAAGGAATTTTGGCTGAGACAATATCCGCCTAA GTATAaggtgtataaaaatgataagaaaACCGAATGCAAATGA